AGATGCATCAATAACTTGCTTGATGAGGTTCAGGACAGACGGTGACATCGGCTGGTAAAGATGCGATATCATATCATTACCGCGGTCAACCGCCAGGGTGTACTGCGTCAGATCGTTGGTACCAATACTGAAGAAATCGACTTCTTTGGCGAGGTGGCGCGCGATGGTCGCGGCAGCCGGGGTTTCTACCATGACGCCGATTTCAATCGTTTCGTCGAAAGCTTTGCCTTCGTCACGCAGTTCTTGTTTGAAAACGTCGATCTCTTTTTTCAGCGCGCGCACTTCTTCAACCGAAATAATCATCGGGAACATGATGCGCAGTTTGCCGAACGCGGAGGCGCGCAGGATGGCACGCAGCTGATCGCGCAGGATCTCTTTACGATCCATCGCGATGCGGATTGCACGCCAGCCGAGGAACGGGTTTTCTTCTTTCGGGAAGTTCATGTACGGCAGCTCTTTGTCGCCGCCGATGTCCATGGTACGCACGATAACGGCCTGCGAGCCGCACGCTTCAGCAACGGCTTTGTAGGCCTGGAACTGCTCTTCTTCGGTTGGCAGAGAATCGCGGTCCATGAACAGGAATTCGGTACGGTAGAGGCCTACGCCTTCTGCGCCGTTACGCTCGGCGCCTGCGACATCGCGCACGGTGCCGATGTTCGCGCAGACTTCAACCTGGTGGCCGTCAAGAGTGATGGCCGGCAGATCTTTGAGCTTCGCAAGCTCTGCTTTTTCTTCAGCAACCTGAGTCTGAATCGCGCGCAGGGATTCAATCTCTTCGTTCGTCGGGTTAACGTAAACTTTGTTGTTAACCGCATCGAGGATCAGGTAGTCGTCATTTTTCACCTGAGTGGTGACGTTGCCGGTGCCCACAATCGCTGGCAGCTCAAGGGAGCGCGCCATGATGGAGGTGTGGGAAGTACGGCCGCCCAGATCGGTAATAAAGCCCAGCACCTTTTTGAGGTTCAGCTGTGCGGTTTCCGACGGGGTTAAATCGGCTGCCACCAGAATGACTTCGTCCTGGATGGAGCTTAAATCAATGATGGCCAGGCCCAGAATGTTGCGCAGCAGACGCTTACCAATATCGCGCACGTCAGCGGCGCGTTCTTTCAGGTATTCATCATCCAGCTCTTCCAAGGCGGTCGCCTGACCTTCGATAACTTCATGCGCTGCCGCGTCGGCAGTGATGTGCTTATCTTTAATCAGGGCTATGATTTCCTGCTCCAGCTCTTCATCTTCCAGCAACATGATGTGGCCTTCGAAGATAGCTTCCTTTTCTTCACCGAAAGTTTCGCCGGCCTTGATCTTGATAGCTTCCAACTGAGCGGAGGCTTTGGCGCGACCACTCAGGAAACGTTCTACTTCCTGATCAACCTTATCGGCAGAAATTTTTTTCCGGTCGATGACAATTTCATCTTCTTTCAGCAGCAATGCTTTGCCGAAAGCGATACCCGGAGACGCTAAAATGCCTGAAATCATAACCCTACCTTACTTGTGACTGATTTTAATAAGAACCCGGAACTTACTCGAGTTCAGCCATCAGTTTTACCAGATGCTCTACTGCTTTCTGCTCATCTTCGCCTTCTGCGGAGATGGTCACAACGGTGCCCTGAGTCAGGCCCAGAGTCTGCAGTTTAAACAGGCTTTTTGCGCTGGCGCTTTTGCCGTTGGAAGTCACAGTGATCTCGGAGGTGAAGCCTTTCGCTTCTTTTACAAACTGAGCAGCAGGGCGGGTATGCAGACCGTTCGGAGCGGTAATAGTCACTTCTTGCTGGAACATTGTATTTCCCCAACTTATAGGTTTAGTTTGTGGAACTAAAGTCTAGCCTGGCGGCGTGACTTTAGCCTGTATTGTTAGCGTCGGCGTAACGGAACGCAGCACGGATGCCAGAACCACGAAAAACGCATGGCTTTTTGTTCCATGCGGCTCGCGTTTCGCTCGTCATTAATCATTATGACGCGATCGAAGTAGCATAACCAAATCGTTAAATCGATTCAGCACACATCAATTCGCCTCAGGATTAATTTCACGCATCGAAATAATTGCTGGTTAAATACCAGACCCGGTCAATCCAGGCAATGCCATACAAGACAAAAGTTTGATGCACGCCACAAAAAAGCACCCCTTTGGGTGCTTTTTTGCGCATATTTAACAATCTGGCATCACTGTTGCAGTTCTTTCTCAGTGAAGAGATCGGCGAACAGCGCGGTGCTTAAATAACGCTCACCCGAGGATGGCAGGATAACCACAATATTCTTATTGGTAAAGGTTTCATCTTCCTGAAGCTTGAGCGCAGCGGCAACGGCGGCACCGGAAGAGATACCGGCCAGAATCCCTTCTTCTTCCATCAGGCGGCGCGCGGTGGAGATGGCCTCTTCGTTGGTGATGCCGATAACTTTATCGATCAGTTTGAGATCCAGATTGCCCGGAATAAACCCTGCGCCGATGCCCTGAATTTTATGCGGGCCTGGTTTCAGCTCCTGACCTGCGATTGCCTGGGCGATTACTGGGGAATCGGTCGGCTCAACAGCGACGGTAATCAGCTCGGTTTTACCCTTGGTATTTTTGATATAGCGGCTCACGCCGGTCAGCGTACCGCCAGTACCGACGCCTGCGATAAATACATCAACCTGGCCGTCCGTGTCTTCCCAGATTTCAGGGCCGGTGGTTTTTTCGTGAATTTCCGGGTTAGCCGGATTGCTGAACTGTTGTAACAGCAGATATTTCGACGGATCGCTTGCGACAATCTCTTCCGCTTTCTGAATAGCGCCTTTCATGCCTTTAGCGCCTTCGGTCAGTACCAGATTTGCGCCCAGCGCTTTCAGCAGCTTACGGCGCTCAACGCTCATGGTTTCCGGCATGGTCAGCGTCAGCTTATAACCACGGGCGGCGGCGACATACGCCAGCGCGATGCCGGTGTTACCACTGGTCGGCTCGACCAGCTCCACACCCGGCTTCAGTACGCCGCGCTTTTCCGCATCCCAAATCATGTTGGCACCGATACGGCACTTAACGCTGAAGCTTGGGTTACGTGACTCCACCTTCGCCAGAATGCGTCCGTTACCGATGCGGTTCAGTCGAACCAGCGGCGTATGGCCAATAGTCAACGAGTTGTCTTCAAAAATCTTGCTCATAGCCCGTCCTTAACTGTATGAAATTTGGGAGCCGCACCAGCATACCCGCTCACCGCGTGTGAGGAAGTAAGGATTTCGTATATCGTTATACTCGTGCGAAATAATGCTTAAGAGTATGGAATAAGCCCGGCTATATGCCAGCCGGACTAGCGCCAGCTCGCATGTTTACCGCGATAACAATCCACCCACATCGCCGTTGCGCCGCAGACCGCGACGGGCATAATCGCCAGATTCAGCACCGGGACCAGCGTAAAAAGGCTGACCAGCGCGCCGAACTGCATATTTAAGCTCTTACGTTCGCGCAGCGCCGCGCGCATGGTTTTAAACGGCACTTTATGGTTGTCGAAGGGGTAATCGCAGTACTGGATTGAGAGCATCCAGGCGCTGAAGAGAAACCACAGCACGGGCGCGACGGTCTGGCCAATACCCGGAATAAAGTAGAGCAGTAACAGCACCAGCGCGCGGGGCAGATACCAAGCGAGCTTTTGCCATTCGCGCTTCATAATGCGCGGCAAATCTTTCATGATGCCGAAAATACCGGTATCCGGCGGCGTGGCACCGGTGAGGCGTGCTTCCAATTGTTCCGCCAGCAGACCGTTAAACGGCGCGGCTATCCAGTTGGCCACCGTCGAAAAGAAATAGCCGAAAACAAGAACAATGGAGATAACCGCGAGGGGCCAGAGCAGGTAATTAAGCCACTGCAGCCAGTCCGGTACATGAGACATGAGCTGCGGGATCCAGTTATCGAGGCGGGTAAACAGCCACCAGAACGCGCCGCCCATCAGCAGGAAATTGACCAGCAGGGGAAGGATGACGAAGCGCCGAATGCCGGGCTGGCTTATCAGCCTGAATCCTTCTGAAAGGTAGTACAGACCGCTGCGCGAACCCGCGCCTGTCGTTGAAACCATAGTTCCGCAAAGCTCCTTATTAGCCTCCCCGAACCGGGGCCCGGTTATCTTAACCGAGAGGGAAATTTGCGCCACCCGAGAAATGGTCGAAAAAACAGCAAAAAGCACGATTTCTTTCATCTTTCTGTCCGGAAAACCGAGCGCGCACTTGCACTTGCCGTAATGGGCAAATACTCTTAGTGAGTAAATGTTTGCCGTCATGGCAAGGTGTTAGAACAACAGAGAATATAATGATGCAGGATTTGCGTCTGATATTAATCATTGTTGGCGCGATCGCCATAATCGCCTTACTGGTGCACGGTCTGTGGACCAGCCGTAAGGAGCGTTCTTCTATGTTCCGCGATCGTCCGATGAAGCGCATGAAATCGAAGCGCGATGAGGATGAAGACGAAGACGACGTCGATGAGCCGGATGATGACGGCGTTGGCGAAGTTCGCGTGCGCCGCAGCGCGCCGGCGCCGGAAAGCGCGCCTGCTCGCCAGCCTCAGCATAACTATCAGCCGCCTTACGCGCCTTCGCAGCCGCGTCAGCCTGTTCGCGAGCCGGTCGAGCCGGAGCCAGAAGTGGCTTACAGGGAAGCGCCGCAAGCGCCCCTGCATCAGCCGCAAGAACCACAGCCGGTTCGCCAGACCGCGCCGCAACCGTCGCAGCCCGCACCGGCACAGCCTGCCATGCGCCAGCCTGCGCCGCAGCCGGTCGCCGAGCCCGCGCCACAGCCCGAGCCGGTTGCTGAGCCTGCCCCCGTGAGCGCCCCGGAAAAACCGCAGCCGAAAGAAACCGTTATTATCATGAATGTCGCGGCACACGCGGGCAGCCAGCTGAATGGTGATGTGCTGTTTAACAGCATTCAGCAGGCCGGTTTTAAGTTTGGCGACATGAATATTTTCCATCGTCATCTGAGCCCGGACGGCAGTGGCCCGGTGCTGTTTAGCCTGGCGAATATGGTTAAACCCGGGTCGTTTGATCCGGAAACCATGACCGATTTCACCACGCCGGGTATCACCATCTTTATGCAGGTGCCGGGCTTTGGCGATGAGCTGCAAAACTTTAAACTGATGCTGCAGTCGGCGCAGCATATCGCCGATGAAGTCGGCGGCGTGGTGCTGGACGATCAGCGCCGTATGATGACGCCGCAGAAGCTCCGTGAATATCAGGACAGAATTCGCGATGTGAAAGAGGCGAACGGTTAACCGCCCGCCGTTAAGTTTTCTCCCCTAACCCCCGCCTGTCGGGGGTTTTTTATCATTGATGGTGCGTTATGGAATCAATCGAAGAAAAACTGACTCAACTGCGAACCACGCTTCGCCATCATGAATTTCTCTACCACGTTATGGACGCGCCGGAAGTGCCGGACGCCGAATACGATCGCCTGATGCGCGAACTGCGCACGCTGGAAGAGGCGCATCCGGAGCTGGTAACGCCCGATTCACCCACTCAGCGCGTTGGCGCAGCGCCGCTGACCGAGTTCAGCCAGGTGCGACATGAAGTGCCGATGCTGTCGCTGGACAACGTGTTTGACGAGGCGAGTTTCCTCGCGTTTAACAAGCGCGTGCAGGATCGCCTGAAAAGCACTGATGCGCTGGTGTACTGCTGCGAGCTGAAACTTGATGGCCTGGCGGTCAGCCTGTTGTATGAAAATGGTCTGCTGGTCCGCGCCGCCACTCGCGGCGACGGCACCACCGGCGAAGACATCACCCTCAACGTGCGCACCATTCGCGCCATTCCGCTGAAGCTTCGTGGTGACAACATTCCGGCGCGCCTCGAAGTGCGCGGCGAAGTGTTTCTGCCGCAGGCGGGCTTTGAAAAGATTAACGAAGAAGCCCGGCGCACCGGCGGGAAAGTTTTTGCGAACCCGCGTAACGCGGCGGCAGGCTCGCTGCGTCAGCTCGATCCGCGCGTTACGGCCAAACGACCGCTGACGTTTTTCTGTTATGGCGTCGGGCTGCTGGAAGGCGGCGAGCTGCCGCGCAGCCATATGGAACGTCTGCAACAGTTTAAAGCCTGGGGTCTGCCGGTGAGCGAGCGTATTCGTCTCGTGAAAACGCCGGAAGAGGTACTGGCGTTTTACCATCAGGTTGAGGCCGACAGGCCGACGCTCGGGTTTGACATCGATGGCGTGGTGATTAAAGTCGATTCGCTCGAGCTTCAGGAGCAGCTTGGCTTCGTAGCGCGCGCGCCGCGCTGGGCCGTGGCGTTTAAATTCCCGGCGCAGGAGCAGATGACGACCGTACGCGACGTGGAGTTCCAGGTCGGACGTACCGGCGCTATCACGCCGGTGGCGCGCCTTGAGCCGGTGCAGGTAGCAGGTGTGCTGGTGAGCAACGCGACGCTGCATAACGCCGATGAGATAGCGCGCCTTGGGTTGCGCATCGGCGATAAAGTCGTCATTCGCCGCGCGGGCGATGTGATCCCGCAGGTGGTCAATGTGGTGCTCTCAGAACGCCCGGAAGAGACGCGGCCTGTGGTCTTCCCGGCGCAGTGCCCGGTCTGCGGCTCGGATGTCGAGCGCGTTGAAGGCGAGGCCGTAACGCGCTGCACCGGCGGGCTTATCTGCGGCGCGCAGCGTAAAGAGGCGCTCAAGCATTTTGTTTCCCGCCGCGCGATGGATGTGGACGGCATGGGCGATAAAATCATCGACCAGCTGGTTGAGAAAGAATATGTCCATACGCCTGCCGATCTGTTCCGTCTGACTGCGGGCAAACTGACCGGGCTCGATCGTATGGGGCCGAAATCGGCGCAAAATCTGGTCAATGCGCTGGAAAAAGCCAAAGAAACCACCTTCGCGCGTTTCCTCTATGCCCTTGGCATCAGGGAAGTGGGGGAGGCGACCGCCGCCGGGCTTGCGGCGCATTTCGGCACGCTGGAGGCGCTGATTAACGCCTCGATTGACGATCTGCAAAAAGTACCGGATGTCGGCATCGTGGTCGCCACGCATGTGTTCAACTTCTTTGAAGAAGAGAGCAACCGCGCTGTCATTCACGATCTTACCGAAGAAGTAGGCATTCACTGGCCCGCGCCGCAGGTGGTGAAAGCCGAAGAGATAGACAGCCCGTTCGCCGGGAAAACCGTAGTACTGACCGGGACGTTAAGCCAGATGTCGCGTGATGACGCCAAAGCGCGGCTTGCCGCGCTGGGCGCGAAGGTGAGCGGCAGCGTGTCGAAGAAAACCGATCTGCTTATTGCCGGTGAAGCGGCAGGCTCCAAGCTTGCGAAAGCGCAGGAGCTGGGCATTGAGGTCATCGATGAGGCGGAAATGCTGCGTCTGTTAGGTGAGTAATATGGAAAAAGAGCAACTCATCGCTATCGCTAATACGGAAATGCCGTTTGGAAAATACAAAGGCCGCCGGCTTATCGACCTGCCAGAGGAGTACCTGCTGTGGTTTGCCCGTAAGGATGAATTTCCCGCCGGTAAACTTGGCGAACTGATGGCGGTGACGCTGCTTATCAAATCAGAAGGGCTGGGCCACCTGGTTCAGCCGCTGAAAAAGCCCTGAAAAAACGGCGCGAACCTCGCGCCGTGATTTTTCCTGCCATTTCACCGTGGCCCTGTTACCGGCCGGTGAGAACGTTTTTCTTATACGTAGATATCAATCTGATGGTCGCCGGAAGCCTGCTTCACGGCTTCCACCTGCTTGCTTTCCTGTTTTTTCTGCGCCTGTTCAGCCTGCTCACGCTGCAACTGAGCCAGCTGCGCCTGCAGCATTTTGATCTGGTTTTGAATAAGCTGCTGTTGTTTCTGCTTCTCTTCCGCGCTGCCTTCGCTGGTCGCGAGATCTTTAAGCTTGGTCGTAAGCTTAGTGATCTGCTGGGTCAGGCGGGCAATCTGCGATGCGATATCATTGCCGGTGGGCGCGCTGCTGCTGCTCGTCTGTACCGACGGGGTTGAAGCAGTAATGGTCGTCGACATCATGTTCTCCTTTTTTATAAGCCTGGAGAAGGTATCGGCACCGGAATGGGAAAACTGAGTGTTTAATGGATAAATCGTGGATAAAAACGAAGCAGGGCGGGTGAATACGGAAAGACGTGAGCGATGAGAATAACGCGCATAGCAAAAAGGCGCCTTTAGGGCGCCTTTTTACATTGGTGGGTCGTGCAGGATGACTCGCTTCGCTCGCCCTTCGGGCCGTCGCCGCAAGCGGTTCCGTTGTCTCGCCATAAATGGCTCGACTCAAACCTGCTGCAGGTTCGAATCTTTTTGGCATACAGATAAGCAAAAAGGCGCCTTTAGGGCGCCTTTTTACATTGGTGGGTCGTGCAGGATTCGAACCTGCGACCAATTGATTAAAAGTCAACTGCTCTACCAACTGAGCTAACGACCCGAAGTGGTGGGTGATGACGGGATCGAACCGCCGACCCCCTCCTTGTAAGGGAGGTGCTCTCCCAGCTGAGCTAATCACCCACTTCGGTACTTCTGTTACTAATGACAAGAAATTCGCTGGCGAGAAAGTGGTGGGTGATGACGGGATCGAACCGCCGACCCCCTCCTTGTAAGGGAGGTGCTCTCCCAGCTGAGCTAATCACCCACTTCTCATTTCTTATCTACACGGCGGGAACCACTTAGAGTGGTGGGTGATGACGGGATCGAACCGCCGACCCCCTCCTTGTAAGGGAGGTGCTCTCCCAGCTGAGCTAATCACCCCCGCTGTGTGGAGTCGCATTATAGGGAGAGTTGAAAATGAGTCAACGCCTTTTCCAAAGTTTTTGTTTGTTCGTCGTAAAATTAGACAGTGCGCTGATTTTATGGTCGTTAAGGTATGATTTCTCAACAGATAACGCCGGAAAAGAAGGGGGGGAAGGTATCAACATTGAGGAATCAGCGCACGGTGGTAGAATATTGCCCACTTTGTCACTCCCTGGCATGTGCCGCTTAATGGCATTGTTTAACACTAAGGCCAATCAATGAAAATCAAAACCCGCTTCGCGCCAAGCCCGACCGGCTATCTGCACGTCGGTGGCGCCCGTACCGCTCTTTATTCCTGGCTTTTCGCCCGCAATCAGGGCGGCGAATTTGTGCTGCGTATCGAAGACACCGATCTTGAGCGCTCCACGCCGGAAGCCATCGAAGCCATTATGGATGGGATGAACTGGCTGAGCCTGGAGTGGGATGAAGGCCCGTATTTCCAGACCAAACGCTTCGATCGCTACAACGCGGTCATTGATGAAATGCTGGCGGCGGGTACGGCGTATAAATGCTATTGCTCGAAAGATCGTCTGGAAGCGCTGCGCGAAGAGCAGATGGCGAAAGGTGAAAAGCCGCGTTACGATGGCCGCTGCCGTCACAGCCATGAGCATCATGCTGACGATGAGCCTTGCGTCGTGCGTTTTGCGAACCCGCAGGATGGCTCCGTCGTGTTTGACGATCAAATCCGCGGCCCGATTGAGTTCAGCAACCTTGAGCTTGACGATCTGATTATCCGTCGTACTGACGGCTCCCCGACCTACAACTTCTGTGTGGTGGTGGACGACTGGGATATGGAAATCACGCACGTGATCCGTGGCGAAGACCATATCAACAACACGCCGCGCCAGATCAACATTCTGAAAGCGCTGGGCGCGCCGGTGCCGCTGTACGCGCACGTCTCTATGATCAACGGCGATGACGGTAAAAAACTCTCTAAACGCCATGGCGCGGTGAGCGTTATGCAGTATCGCGACGACGGCTATCTGCCGGAAGCGCTGCTGAACTATCTGGTGCGTCTGGGCTGGTCCCACGGCGATCAGGAAATTTTCTCCCGTGAAGAGATGATCAAATTCTTTACGCTTGACGCGGTCAGTAAATCGGCGAGCGCGTTCAATACCGATAAACTGCTGTGGCTGAACCACCACTATATTAATACGCTGGCACCGGAATATGTGGCGACGCATCTACAGTGGCATATCGAGCAGGAAAATATCGATACCCGCAACGGCCCGCAGCTGGCGGAGCTGGTAAAACTGCTGGGTGAGCGCTGCAAAACCCTTAAAGAGATGGCGCAAACCTGCCGCTACTTCTACGAAGATTTCAGCGAGTTCGACGCCGATGCGGCGAAAAAACACCTGCGTCCGGTCGCGCGTCAGCCGCTGGAAGTGGTGCGCGATAAACTCGCGGCCCTGACCGACTGGACTGCCGAAAACGTGCACCACGCCATTCAGGCCACGGCTGATGAGCTGGAAGTGGGCATGGGTAAAGTCGGTATGCCGCTGCGCGTCGCAGTGACCGGGGCAGGGCAGTCGCCGGGCCTGGATGTGACAGTTCACGCGATTGGCAAATCCCGAAGCGTGGAACGTATCAATAAAGCGCTGGCGTTTATCGCCGAGCGCGAAAACCAGCAGTAATAAAAAAGCCGGCGCACGCCGGCTTTTACTTTTCGTCGCGAAGGCCGAGCCTTTTCACCAGGCCCGCCGCTCCTTCTTCGCTGATGAGTTCGCTCAGGCGCGCCTGCTCCTGAGGGCTCAGCATCTCCAGCGTGCGAATAAACTGTGCCATCATCTCGTTATCCCAGGTCACGTAGGGCGCAGGGGTCTCTTCAATGCGGTTATAAAGATGCGCGGAATAGCGCAGCTTATCGGTAGCAAGGAAATAGTCATACACCTGCTGTGTGATAAGAATTAACAGCGCGCCGCCTTTACGTCCTTTGAGCGGAATGCGCTTCCAGCCATACTTTCGCGCCCAGCGGCTGATGGCCTGGGCCGTGTAGCCTGATAGCTCGCCCAGTTCTCCCGCTGTCATCCAGCGTGTAAATTGGTTCATGCGTTAATCCGTATGGCGAATATCCAGACGCTGCAACAGTCCGGCGATGCCTTCGCGCAGCAGTAATGAGGTCAGCTGTTTTTGCTCTGACTGACTCATCTCTCGCAATGAATTTAGCAGCAGATTTTCCAGCGGCGCGTCGACCGTGGCTGTGTAAGGGGCCACGTTGTCAGAGACGCGGCGGGCGCTGCGGATAAATGACAGCACCTCTTCATCAATATGAATAACGCGCGCTTTACCGCCCTGCACGCCTGGCTTCGGCGATGTATGCCAGCCTTCTCTACGCACCCACTTATTGATCGTCTGGCGGCTATATCCGGTATAGTGCGCCAGCTCGTCCGGGGTCATTCGATCCTTGACCATGACTAATCCTTACAAAATGTAAACCTGTTAGTAGTTAATCGTACAAGAACACAGTACATGAAACTGTGACGTGAATAACTACAGCGTATCGGGAGAATCGCGTTTTTGGAACCTTTTTGCTGCCTTTTTCGGCACTTGAAAGGCAAAGATGAATTTGGCGTTGACACTGTCCGGTGGAATTCTTATTATCCCGCCCGTCAACGCGACAAGGTGTTCCGACGGGGCTATAGCTCAGCTGGGAGAGCGCTTGCATGGCATGCAAGAGGTCAGCGGTTCGATCCCGCTTAGCTCCACCAAACCTACATCCCATCAGGTTTGGTCAGTAACACTAAAATCTCGTGGGGCTATAGCTCAGCTGGGAGAGCGCTTGCATGGCATGCAAGAGGTCAGCGGTTCGATCCCGCTTAGCTCCACCAAAATTAAAACCCTCGCTTAATAGCGGGGGTTTTTGCTTTCAGGGTCTTGCGCGCAGTTCGTCACTGACGGCTCGTGCTTTGTTCTCTGCCATTTCCTTGCCAGCCCGTCGAAAGGTTTTTATTATTAAAGTCTGTACGACACGCCGCCCTGATGCCTGAGAAGCTCCCTATGAATGCTCGCTACGGTTTGCGTAAGTCAGGCATCGCGTTATTGCTCTGCGTCCTGCTGTTGCCGCTAGCGCGCCTGTTATCTCCCAAAGCCATTGTCGATGGCGCGGGAATATATTTAACGTTTTTACCGCTCAGCCTGATGCTGGCGATGATTTATCTTTTCGGTCGCTATGCATTATTCGGTAATGACTCCAACTTATTGATAGTGTTTTATGTTCAGATAATGCCCGATGACTTTGTCATGCAGCTCCACCGATTTTGAGAACGACAGCGACTTCCGTCCCAGCCGTGCCAGGTGCTGCCTCAGATTCAGGTTATGCCGCTCAATTCGCTGCGTATATCGCTTGCTGATTACGTGCAGCTTTCCCTTCAGGCGGGATTCATACAGCGGCCAGCCATCCGTCATCCATATCACCACGTCAAAGGGTGACAGCAGGCTCATAAGACGCCCCAGCGTCGCCATAGTGCGTTCACCGAATACGTGCGCAACAACCGTCTTCCGGAGCCTGTCATACGCGTAAAACAGCCAGCGCTGGCGCGATTTAGCCCCGACGTATCCCCACTGTTCGTCCATTTCCGCGCAGACGATGACGTCACTGCCCGGCTGTATGCGCGAGGTTACCGACTGCGGCCTGAGTTTTTTAAATGGCGGAAAATCGTGTTGAGGCCAACGCCCATAATGCGGGCGGTTGCCCGGCATCCAACGCCATTCATGGCCATATCAATGATTTTCTGGTGCGTACCGGGTTGAGAAGCGGTGTAAGTGAACTGCAGTTGCCATGTTTTACGGCAGTGAGAGCAGAGATAGCGCTGATGTCCGGCGGTGCTTTTGCCGTTACGCACCACCCCGTCAGTAGCTGAACAGGAGGGACAGCTGATAGAAACAGAAGCCACTGGAGCACCTCAAAAACACCATCATACACTAAATCAGTAAGTTGGCAGCATCACCCATTATTCCCTCTGGTCATCACTTTTTTATTTTTTTATGGCTGGTTTTTCCCGTTAAATAGCCAACAACTGCTGGCGTTTATCGCGAGTTTTTTATTACCGGTGATTCTGACTTGCGCTATTCTTCGCGCGTTAAAAGGCCCGCGCTGGCGCTTTGCGATCTCCCGTCACAGTACCGGGCTGCGGCTGTTTCTGCCCGGTCTGTTAGCCCCTTGCCTGATAAAGTTTTTAATGGTGGTTTCAGGCTACTGGCTTGATTATCCAGAGGTTATTTCATCTTACTTTGGTGAAAGCACCTCGTTTTATAGTGTTGTCACCGTG
This sequence is a window from Cronobacter sakazakii. Protein-coding genes within it:
- the gltX gene encoding glutamate--tRNA ligase, which codes for MKIKTRFAPSPTGYLHVGGARTALYSWLFARNQGGEFVLRIEDTDLERSTPEAIEAIMDGMNWLSLEWDEGPYFQTKRFDRYNAVIDEMLAAGTAYKCYCSKDRLEALREEQMAKGEKPRYDGRCRHSHEHHADDEPCVVRFANPQDGSVVFDDQIRGPIEFSNLELDDLIIRRTDGSPTYNFCVVVDDWDMEITHVIRGEDHINNTPRQINILKALGAPVPLYAHVSMINGDDGKKLSKRHGAVSVMQYRDDGYLPEALLNYLVRLGWSHGDQEIFSREEMIKFFTLDAVSKSASAFNTDKLLWLNHHYINTLAPEYVATHLQWHIEQENIDTRNGPQLAELVKLLGERCKTLKEMAQTCRYFYEDFSEFDADAAKKHLRPVARQPLEVVRDKLAALTDWTAENVHHAIQATADELEVGMGKVGMPLRVAVTGAGQSPGLDVTVHAIGKSRSVERINKALAFIAERENQQ
- a CDS encoding YfeC-like transcriptional regulator, which translates into the protein MNQFTRWMTAGELGELSGYTAQAISRWARKYGWKRIPLKGRKGGALLILITQQVYDYFLATDKLRYSAHLYNRIEETPAPYVTWDNEMMAQFIRTLEMLSPQEQARLSELISEEGAAGLVKRLGLRDEK
- a CDS encoding YfeC-like transcriptional regulator, whose amino-acid sequence is MVKDRMTPDELAHYTGYSRQTINKWVRREGWHTSPKPGVQGGKARVIHIDEEVLSFIRSARRVSDNVAPYTATVDAPLENLLLNSLREMSQSEQKQLTSLLLREGIAGLLQRLDIRHTD
- a CDS encoding IS1-like element IS1B family transposase (programmed frameshift) encodes the protein MASVSISCPSCSATDGVVRNGKSTAGHQRYLCSHCRKTWQLQFTYTASQPGTHQKIIDMAMNGVGCRATARIMGVGLNTIFRHFKKLRPQSVTSRIQPGSDVIVCAEMDEQWGYVGAKSRQRWLFYAYDRLRKTVVAHVFGERTMATLGRLMSLLSPFDVVIWMTDGWPLYESRLKGKLHVISKRYTQRIERHNLNLRQHLARLGRKSLSFSKSVELHDKVIGHYLNIKHYQ